GAAATACAGTAGCATGTATCAAAATGCAGAACAGCCGATGGAGAGTTGGAAAGATGTGAGCTCCGGAGCATCTGCATATGCAGTATTTGCGGATATACAATGGAGGAAGAAGTGCTAGAACGGTGCACATTTGTGGTGCTTTGAATGAGAAGTTCAGGAGGTTCTATCCCTGATGTGGAAATAAGGTATGCCAGAAATTCACTCATCATCGGATGCAATACGGCAAGTGAAGAAATGCGCACTAAACCGATCGGAAAACGGCTTATTATCAATCACAAATTGGCTCCGGCCTGATAGCTTAAATTACCATTAGAAAATGTGTGCTTGAAGAAGTGTCTGTGAAAGAAATTTTAAAGATGTAAGTCGACAAAAATAAAGTTCCCAATTATCTTAACTGGCCTGTTCTCGAATATTGTGGTTATTGATTGACACCGCAAAATGGTCCTTTATGGTATAATCGATGTTAGACTCCCATTAATTAAAAAAATGATGAATGAGAGAATACTGTTGATATTGAGCGGAGGTCACCCTAATGCAGCGATGACCGCTTCTGTGAATTGCTCGGTTGTTGCACTTCCACCCATATCAGGTGTCAACACTTTCCCTTCTCCGAGCACACTATAAACCGCTTTCCTGATCCTTTCAGCCTCACTTTTCATGCCGATATAATCGAGCATCCAGGCAGCAGACAAGATGATTCCAGTAGGGTTTGCAACACCTTTTCCAGCAAGATCAGGAGCGCTTCCATGAGCGGCTTCAAACATGCCTATGTTCTCACCGAAATTGGCACCGGGCATGAGCGCGAGACCGCCGATGAGGCCACCACACAGTTCTGAGAGTATATCCCCATAGAGATTTTGCGTTACGATTACGTCAAACTGTGAGGGATTCGTAACAAGCTGGAACGCGGCATTATCAACGAGCATGTCCCTGAACTTAATGCCCGGATATCCAGATGCGATCTCGCCAACGCATCTCAAGAAAAGACCGTCGCCCTTCTTCAGAATATTTGCTTTGTGCACCGCCACTACTTCTTTTCTATCGTTCGCGAGGGCATATTCGAAGGCGAACTTGGCAATGCGTTTACTCGCCTCGACAGAGGTGATCTTAACACTCTCTACCGCGCCGTAACTCGATTCCCTCTCCACGCCAGAGTAGAGACCTTCTGTGTTCTCCCTCACGATGACGATGTCGACATTATTGTAGAGCGATTTGACGCCAGGGATCGATTTGACGAGCCTCACGTTCGCAAAGAGATTGAGACGCTGTCGCATTGTCACATTAACGCTCTTGAAGCCAGAGCCGATCGGGGTTGTGACCGGTCCCTTGAGGACAACGCCTGTTTCAATTGCCCATTCAAAGAATCTCGGTGGTATAGGTCTCCCGATCTCCTGCATAACTTTTGCGCCAGCCTCGATTCTCTCCCATTGGATTTTTGCGCCACTAGCCTCAACGACTTTGACCGCCGCATCTGTAATCTCTGGGCCGATGCCATCACCTGGAACGAGTACAACTTTTCTCATCTTATCCCTCTTCATTGATTTTGAATCCACCATGTTTCCTGAAATGCTCGACGAGCCCACCATCTTCAAGGATCTTGACCATCACGGCTGGTAGAGGCTTCGCCTTGATGATTGTTCCCTTTGCGACGATTCTGATCAACCCCTTCCCGAGATCCACCTGGAGCTCGTCACCATCCTCGATGCCCGAGGTGTCACATTCCAATACTGGCAAACCAACATTAATGCAGTTTCGATAGAAAACTCTTGCGAAAGACTCGGCAATAACAGCTCCGATACCCGCAGCCTGCAAAACGAGTGGTGCTTGTTCTCTGCTTGACCCGCATCCAAAATTCCGCCCAGCAACGATAAA
The sequence above is drawn from the Methanomassiliicoccales archaeon genome and encodes:
- a CDS encoding isocitrate/isopropylmalate dehydrogenase family protein, coding for MKRDKMRKVVLVPGDGIGPEITDAAVKVVEASGAKIQWERIEAGAKVMQEIGRPIPPRFFEWAIETGVVLKGPVTTPIGSGFKSVNVTMRQRLNLFANVRLVKSIPGVKSLYNNVDIVIVRENTEGLYSGVERESSYGAVESVKITSVEASKRIAKFAFEYALANDRKEVVAVHKANILKKGDGLFLRCVGEIASGYPGIKFRDMLVDNAAFQLVTNPSQFDVIVTQNLYGDILSELCGGLIGGLALMPGANFGENIGMFEAAHGSAPDLAGKGVANPTGIILSAAWMLDYIGMKSEAERIRKAVYSVLGEGKVLTPDMGGSATTEQFTEAVIAALG
- a CDS encoding 3-isopropylmalate dehydratase small subunit, which produces MNLLRGRAHRFGDNINTDYIISGKYKFKTLDINEMAKHVMEDLRPGFYEEIEHGDFIVAGRNFGCGSSREQAPLVLQAAGIGAVIAESFARVFYRNCINVGLPVLECDTSGIEDGDELQVDLGKGLIRIVAKGTIIKAKPLPAVMVKILEDGGLVEHFRKHGGFKINEEG